One Gossypium hirsutum isolate 1008001.06 chromosome A11, Gossypium_hirsutum_v2.1, whole genome shotgun sequence genomic window carries:
- the LOC107922717 gene encoding uncharacterized protein, giving the protein MALTNMLRRRLFSRSFSSHDGPSRWTTPGHQERPNGYLFNRTPPPPGQSRKWEDWEFPCYVTSFLTIVILGVGLNAKPDLTIETWAHQKALEKLAAESSSSSSD; this is encoded by the coding sequence ATGGCTTTGACCAACATGCTCCGCCGCCGACTCTTCTCCCGGTCCTTCTCCTCCCACGATGGTCCAAGCCGGTGGACGACGCCCGGTCACCAAGAACGGCCCAATGGTTACCTCTTCAATAGGACACCACCACCACCTGGTCAATCCCGTAAATGGGAAGATTGGGAATTTCCTTGCTACGTCACGAGCTTCCTCACCATCGTTATCCTCGGTGTCGGTCTCAACGCCAAGCCCGATCTCACTATCGAGACTTGGGCACATCAAAAAGCCCTTGAAAAACTCGCCGCCGAGTCGTCGTCATCTTCTTCTGACTGA
- the LOC107924839 gene encoding uncharacterized protein translates to MALTTMLRRRLFSRDFSSHDGPSRWTSPGHQERPNGYLFNRTPAPPGQSRKWEDWELPCYVTSFLTIVILGVGLNAKPDLTIETWAHQKALEKLAAESSSSSSD, encoded by the coding sequence ATGGCCTTGACCACCATGCTCCGCCGCCGACTCTTTTCCCGGGATTTCTCCTCCCACGACGGTCCAAGCCGGTGGACGTCGCCCGGTCACCAGGAACGACCCAATGGTTACCTCTTCAACAGGACCCCAGCACCTCCGGGCCAATCCCGTAAATGGGAAGATTGGGAGTTGCCTTGCTACGTCACGAGCTTCCTTACCATCGTCATCCTCGGTGTTGGTCTCAACGCCAAGCCCGATCTCACTATCGAGACTTGGGCACATCAGAAAGCCCTTGAAAAACTAGCTGCCGAGTCGTCGTCTTCTTCTTCTGACTGA